A DNA window from Zingiber officinale cultivar Zhangliang chromosome 3A, Zo_v1.1, whole genome shotgun sequence contains the following coding sequences:
- the LOC122053104 gene encoding endonuclease 1-like isoform X2 encodes MKISRQALWLMMPMAMMVSSLPVAESWSKEGHILTCRIAQDLLDHEAAETVKHLLPQYANGDLSSLCTWPDQVRHWYKYRWTSPLHFIDTPDEACTFDYGRDCKEDKCVAGAISNFTSQLLHYREGSSDRHNLTEALLFLSHFMGDIHQPMHVGFTSDEGGNTIHVRWFRHKSNLHHVWDREIILTALADYYDKDLAAFQEELQNNFTNGIWASDISSWGDCDDLLSCPTKYAKESIDLACKSGYNGVSEGDILADEYFSSRLPIVAKRIAQGGIRLAMVLNRVFGNHRQAVASPT; translated from the exons ATGAAGATTTCAAGGCAAGCGTTGTGGTTAATGATGCCAATGGCGATGATGGTTTCTTCTTTGCCAGTGGCTGAGTCTTGGAGCAAAGAGGGACATATTCTAACTTGCAGAATTGCGCAG GACCTGTTGGATCATGAAGCAGCAGAGACAGTGAAGCACCTGCTGCCACAGTATGCAAATGGAGATCTGTCTTCTCTCTGCACTTGGCCGGATCAAGTCCGGCACTGGTACAAATATCGGTGGACGAGCCCTCTCCACTTCATTGACACACCCGACGAAGCCTGCACCTTCGACTACGGAA GGGATTGCAAAGAAGATAAGTGTGTTGCTGGAGCAATCAGCAACTTCACTTCACAGCTTCTGCACTACCGCGAAGGCTCCTCCGATCGCC ACAACTTAACTGAAGCACTGCTATTCCTCTCCCACTTCATGGGCGATATCCATCAG CCCATGCATGTTGGATTCACCAGCGATGAAGGTGGCAACACCATCCACGTCCGCTGGTTCAGGCACAAATCAAACCTGCATCAC GTGTGGGACAGAGAAATTATCCTCACAGCTCTTGCAGACTACTACGACAAGGACTTGGCCGCTTTCCAAGAAGAGCTGCAGAATAATTTCACAAAT GGAATATGGGCTAGTGACATCTCCTCTTGGGGGGATTGTGATGATCTCCTCTCCTGCCCAACCAA GTATGCTAAAGAGAGCATAGACTTAGCTTGCAAATCAGGATACAACGGAGTTAGTGAAGGAGACATTTTAGCAG ATGAATACTTCAGTTCAAGGCTGCCTATTGTGGCCAAAAGGATAGCACAAGGGGGCATCAGGTTGGCCATGGTATTGAACAGAGTATTTGGGAATCACAGGCAGGCAGTAGCGTCACCAACCTGA
- the LOC122053103 gene encoding probable galacturonosyltransferase 10 isoform X1 has protein sequence MSRRSSDLRRPSRRRWFSSAWVWLVAGGLGVLLLLVVLSREKLPRSTPPLARQKLYNPSVIEGLNVTDDMLSPYSFTRQIVDQITLAKTLVVVSKDSNNLQFAAELSSQIQKCQAILSTAAMMETSLMMKEMEEAIRDMGLLLYQAQQLHYDSATMIMKMKGQLLSLDEKMKFETEKSTKYGQIAAEELPKGLYCFGIRLTMEWFRNRNLQRKLSEGRHTFEKLRDNSLFHFCIFSDNILAASAVVNSTSMNSKHPEMVVFHLVTDEVNYAPMKAWFSMNNFQGATIEIQKVEEFSWLNASYVPVLKQLQNSETQSYYFSGSGDKRTPIKFRNPKYLSMLNHLRFYIPEVYPALQKVVFLDDDVVVQKDLSELFSINLNGNVMGAVETCLETFHRFHKYLNYSHPLIRAYFDPDACGWAFGMNVLDLREWREKNVTGIYHYWQDKNADHSLWKLGTLPPGLLAFYGLVEKLDPEWHVLGLGYTHVDPLIIKNGAVLHYNGNMKPWLKIGMEKYKGFWEKYVDFSHPILQQCFIHG, from the exons ATGAGTCGGAGGTCGTCCGATCTCAGGCGACCGTCTCGGAGACGGTGGTTCTCCAGTGCCTGGGTGTGGCTTGTAGCCGGCGGCCTCGGGGTGCTCCTGCTCCTTGTGGTGCTAAGTCGGGAGAAGCTGCCGAGATCCACGCCGCCGTTGGCCCGCCAG AAACTCTACAACCCTAGTGTAATTGAAGGTCTAAACGTTACTGATGATATGCTTAGTCCATACTCCTTTACAAGGCAGATAGTAGACCAAATAACTCTTGCAAAGACTTTGGTTGTGGTGTCTAAAGATAGCAATAACCTCCAGTTTGCAGCGGAGCTTAGTTCCCAAATTCAAAAATGTCAAGCTATTCTGTCAACTGCTGCAATGATGGAAACTTCATTGATGATGAAGGAAATGGAGGAAGCAATTCGTGATATGGGTCTCCTGCTCTACCAAGCGCAGCAGCTCCATTATGACAGTGCAACCATGATTATGAAGATGAAAGGTCAGTTGTTATCTCTTGATGAGAAGATGAAATTTGAAACTGAAAAGAGCACCAAATATGGACAAATAGCTGCTGAAGAACTGCCAAAAGGCCTATATTGTTTTGGTATTAGGCTTACTATGGAATGGTTCAGGAATCGAAATCTTCAAAGAAAACTTTCAGAAGGAAGGCACACATTTGAGAAGCTTAGGGACAATAGCCTTTTCCATTTTTGTATTTTCTCTGATAACATCCTTGCTGCATCAGCTGTGGTCAACTCTACGTCCATGAACTCAAAGCATCCAGAAATGGTTGTATTCCACCTGGTTACAGACGAGGTGAATTATGCTCCGATGAAGGCCTGGTTCTCCATGAACAATTTCCAAGGTGCAACCATTGAGATCCAGAAGGTAGAGGAGTTCAGCTGGCTTAATGCCTCGTATGTCCCAGTTTTAAAGCAACTTCAAAACTCTGAAACACAGAGCTACTACTTTTCTGGAAGTGGTGATAAACGAACACCAATCAAGTTCAGGAACCCAAAGTACTTATCAATGTTAAACCACCTAAGGTTCTATATCCCAGAAGTCTATCCAGCATTACAAAAAGTGGTGTTCCTTGACGATGACGTTGTTGTTCAAAAGGATCTCTCAGAATTATTCTCAATCAATCTAAATGGAAACGTGATGGGTGCTGTTGAGACTTGCTTGGAGACATTTCACAGGTTCCATAAATATCTGAACTATTCCCACCCTTTAATACGAGCTTATTTTGATCCTGACGCGTGTGGATGGGCATTCGGAATGAATGTCCTTGACCTAAGGGAGTGGCGGGAGAAGAATGTAACTGGAATTTATCACTATTGGCAGGACAAAAATGCTGACCATTCCTTATGGAAGCTTGGTACGTTGCCTCCTGGCTTACTGGCCTTCTATGGGTTGGTGGAGAAGCTGGACCCCGAATGGCATGTGCTAGGGTTGGGATATACTCACGTCGATCCGTTGATAATAAAAAATGGTGCTGTATTGCACTATAATGGAAACATGAAACCCTGGTTGAAGATTGGAATGGAGAAGTACAAGGGTTTTTGGGAGAAGTATGTTGATTTCTCACATCCTATCTTGCAACAATGTTTCATTCATGGGTAG
- the LOC122053101 gene encoding ABC transporter F family member 4-like — protein MVRKTSADISSSKGGKSKESASIASAVPKKEKISVSAMLASMDKPKPSSSGASKKPKPKAKSSSYTDDIDLPPSDDEEEEIAEEDAKPKSRNAVTELSAATISDKELKKREKKDSLNAHAAEQARQEALRDDHDVFTVVIGSRAAALDPDAQEGAADANVRDITIENFSVSARGKELLKNASVKISHGKRYGLIGPNGKGKSTLLKLLAWRKIPVPRNIDVLLVEQEVVGDERTALEAVVSANEELVSLRKEAAALSEKPEGGDDEDDDDSGEKLAEIYEKLQLLGSDAAEAQASKILAGLGFTKEMQRRSTKSFSGGWRMRISLARALFVQPTLLLLDEPTNHLDLRAVLWLEEYLCRWKKTLVVVSHDRDFLNTVCNEVIHLHELKLHVYRGNFDDFESGYEQKRKETNKKFEIYEKQMKAAKKTSNKAKQDKVDDRVKYVAAKAAKSKSKGKVVDDDAPPPEAPQRWRDYSVVFHFPEPTELTPPLLQLIEVSFCYPNREDFRLSNVDVGIDMGTRVAIVGPNGAGKSTLLNLLAGDLVPTEGEVRRSQKLRIGRYSQHFVDLLIMEENPVQYLLRLHPDQEGFSKQEAVRAKLGKFGLPSHNHLTPIAKLSGGQKARVVFTSISMSKPHILLLDEPTNHLDMQSIDALADALQEFTGGVILVSHDSRLISRVCEDEEKSEIWVVEDGTVRKFPGSFEEYKEDLLKEIKAEVDE, from the coding sequence ATGGTGAGGAAAACCTCCGCCGACATCTCCTCTTCCAAGGGCGGAAAATCCAAGGAATCCGCCTCCATCGCCTCTGCTGTACCCAAAAAGGAGAAGATCTCCGTGTCGGCTATGCTTGCTTCCATGGACAAGCCCAAACCCTCATCTTCTGGCGCCTCGAAGAAGCCTAAGCCCAAAGCCAAATCCTCTTCCTATACGGATGACATCGATCTACCGCCTTCTGACGATGAGGAAGAGGAGATCGCGGAGGAAGACGCAAAACCTAAATCTCGAAACGCTGTTACCGAGTTGTCGGCCGCCACCATCTCCGACAAGGAGCTcaagaagagggagaagaaggaCAGCTTAAATGCGCACGCTGCCGAGCAGGCACGGCAGGAGGCCCTGAGGGATGACCACGATGTCTTCACGGTGGTTATTGGATCCCGCGCAGCCGCCCTTGATCCTGACGCTCAAGAGGGTGCTGCCGATGCTAACGTGAGGGATATCACCATCGAGAATTTCTCTGTTTCTGCTCGGGGGAAGGAGCTCCTGAAGAACGCCTCCGTCAAGATATCCCATGGGAAAAGGTACGGTCTTATTGGTCCAAACGGGAAGGGGAAATCTACTCTGTTAAAGCTCCTTGCTTGGAGGAAGATTCCCGTCCCACGCAACATTGATGTGCTTCTGGTCGAGCAGGAAGTAGTCGGGGATGAAAGAACTGCTCTTGAGGCTGTTGTGTCTGCTAACGAGGAGCTGGTGAGCCTTCGCAAGGAGGCTGCTGCTCTCTCCGAGAAACCTGAAGGAggagacgatgaagacgacgatgATAGTGGAGAGAAGCTTGCAGAAATATATGAAAAGTTGCAGCTTTTGGGTTCCGATGCTGCAGAGGCCCAGGCATCTAAGATCTTAGCTGGGTTGGGGTTCACCAAGGAGATGCAGCGTCGTTCGACCAAGTCATTCAGCGGAGGATGGAGGATGAGGATATCCTTGGCCAGAGCTCTCTTTGTGCAGCCAACTTTGTTACTTCTGGATGAGCCTACAAACCATCTTGATCTCCGAGCAGTGCTATGGTTAGAGGAGTATCTTTGCCGCTGGAAGAAGACGCTGGTGGTGGTGTCCCATGACAGAGACTTCCTTAACACCGTTTGCAATGAGGTCATTCATCTTCACGAGCTGAAACTCCATGTTTACCGTGGGAACTTTGATGATTTTGAGAGTGGCTATGAGCAAAAGAGAAAAGAAACAAACAAGAAGTTTGAAATTTATGAGAAGCAGATGAAGGCTGCTAAGAAGACTAGCAACAAGGCTAAGCAAGACAAGGTTGATGATCGGGTTAAGTATGTCGCCGCCAAGGCAGCTAAGAGCAAGTCAAAGGGGAAGGTGGTAGATGATGATGCACCACCACCTGAGGCGCCCCAACGGTGGAGGGATTACAGTGTTGTATTCCACTTCCCGGAGCCCACTGAGCTGACACCGCCACTTCTGCAGCTCATCGAGGTCAGCTTCTGCTATCCAAACAGGGAGGATTTTAGGCTCTCCAATGTTGATGTGGGAATTGATATGGGGACAAGGGTTGCCATTGTAGGACCTAATGGTGCTGGCAAATCCACTCTGCTGAATTTACTCGCAGGGGACTTGGTGCCCACTGAAGGAGAAGTTCGTCGGAGTCAAAAGCTCCGGATTGGGAGATATTCCCAGCATTTTGTTGATCTCCTGATTATGGAAGAGAACCCAGTTCAGTACCTTCTCCGCCTTCATCCAGATCAAGAAGGATTCagcaagcaagaggctgtgcgtGCTAAACTTGGGAAATTTGGCCTGCCCAGCCACAACCACCTTACACCCATCGCCAAATTATCTGGAGGCCAGAAGGCTCGCGTCGTGTTTACTTCTATATCCATGTCTAAGCCTCATATTCTTTTGTTGGATGAGCCGACAAATCACCTTGACATGCAAAGTATTGATGCACTGGCAGATGCACTTCAGGAGTTCACTGGTGGTGTTATTTTGGTGAGTCACGACTCACGTTTAATATCACGAGTGTGTGAGGATGAAGAGAAAAGTGAGATATGGGTTGTGGAAGACGGTACTGTTAGAAAATTCCCTGGTTCTTTTGAAGAGTACAAGGAAGATCTTCTGAAAGAGATTAAGGCTGAGGTTGATGAATAA
- the LOC122053104 gene encoding endonuclease 1-like isoform X1, producing MKISRQALWLMMPMAMMVSSLPVAESWSKEGHILTCRIAQDLLDHEAAETVKHLLPQYANGDLSSLCTWPDQVRHWYKYRWTSPLHFIDTPDEACTFDYGRDCKEDKCVAGAISNFTSQLLHYREGSSDRRYNLTEALLFLSHFMGDIHQPMHVGFTSDEGGNTIHVRWFRHKSNLHHVWDREIILTALADYYDKDLAAFQEELQNNFTNGIWASDISSWGDCDDLLSCPTKYAKESIDLACKSGYNGVSEGDILADEYFSSRLPIVAKRIAQGGIRLAMVLNRVFGNHRQAVASPT from the exons ATGAAGATTTCAAGGCAAGCGTTGTGGTTAATGATGCCAATGGCGATGATGGTTTCTTCTTTGCCAGTGGCTGAGTCTTGGAGCAAAGAGGGACATATTCTAACTTGCAGAATTGCGCAG GACCTGTTGGATCATGAAGCAGCAGAGACAGTGAAGCACCTGCTGCCACAGTATGCAAATGGAGATCTGTCTTCTCTCTGCACTTGGCCGGATCAAGTCCGGCACTGGTACAAATATCGGTGGACGAGCCCTCTCCACTTCATTGACACACCCGACGAAGCCTGCACCTTCGACTACGGAA GGGATTGCAAAGAAGATAAGTGTGTTGCTGGAGCAATCAGCAACTTCACTTCACAGCTTCTGCACTACCGCGAAGGCTCCTCCGATCGCCGTT ACAACTTAACTGAAGCACTGCTATTCCTCTCCCACTTCATGGGCGATATCCATCAG CCCATGCATGTTGGATTCACCAGCGATGAAGGTGGCAACACCATCCACGTCCGCTGGTTCAGGCACAAATCAAACCTGCATCAC GTGTGGGACAGAGAAATTATCCTCACAGCTCTTGCAGACTACTACGACAAGGACTTGGCCGCTTTCCAAGAAGAGCTGCAGAATAATTTCACAAAT GGAATATGGGCTAGTGACATCTCCTCTTGGGGGGATTGTGATGATCTCCTCTCCTGCCCAACCAA GTATGCTAAAGAGAGCATAGACTTAGCTTGCAAATCAGGATACAACGGAGTTAGTGAAGGAGACATTTTAGCAG ATGAATACTTCAGTTCAAGGCTGCCTATTGTGGCCAAAAGGATAGCACAAGGGGGCATCAGGTTGGCCATGGTATTGAACAGAGTATTTGGGAATCACAGGCAGGCAGTAGCGTCACCAACCTGA
- the LOC122053102 gene encoding uncharacterized protein At4g04980-like, giving the protein MILDMEARVLKMTHFYQRHRILRRRLPKHERHHLSHQLMILRKRRMRLMVAALILNLLSWCRPLLPILRLKAQPSSPTPMSPSSPMVLAGIPVFLGSPKYSTMEAEPIAYAVTIDQSNHVSKPSEASLPDSVSSVPKAETLSGVFSTPSLLIKSDSLSSPPWPSQSCVVPSSPCPPPPPPSPVASSGQQSSLTSSNGFAPPPPPLAATKAIRAKRNDARLKRSTQMGKLYRALKGKVEGSSLDGKALQGRKNQVGNSSGGNKAQGMADALAEMTKRSSYFRQIEEDVEKHSASILKMISSLNSFKTKDMKELSKFHQKIEQVLEKLTDETQVLSRFEGFPLKKLENIRVAASLHMRLESIVAALKGWKLASPIAQQLAKVECYFNKIKEEVDVTERNKDEESKRLKNHNIMFDFTALVRIKEGMVDLSSDCMEMVLKECRETQEIAGETTSK; this is encoded by the exons ATGatcttggatatggaagcaagGGTTTTGAAGATGACTCATTTTTATCAACGCCATCGAATTCTTCGCCGCCGATTGCCAAAGCACGAGAGACACCATCTAAGTCACCAGCTAATGATACTGAGAAAAAGACGAATGAGGCTGATGGTAGCAGCACTGATACTAAATCTTCTAAGCTGGTGTCGCCCACTTTTGCCAATATTACGATTGAAAGCGCAACCTTCATCGCCTACCCCTATGTCGCCTTCCTCGCCTATGGTTTTAGCTGGAATACCAGTGTTCTTGGGGTCACCAAAGTATTCCACAATGGAGGCAGAACCAATTGCATATGCTGTGACTATAGATCAAAGTAATCATGTCAGCAAACCTTCTGAAGCATCTTTGCCCGATTCAGTGTCGAGTGTGCCTAAGGCCGAAACTTTGTCAGGAGTGTTTTCCACTCCGTCACTCCTCATTAAGAGTGATTCACTCTCTTCGCCACCCTGGCCATCGCAAAGTTGCGTTGTGCCATCCTCTCCATGCccacctcctcctccaccatCACCAGTGGCATCATCAGGGCAACAATCATCCTTGACATCATCAAATGGATTTGCACCACCACCTCCTCCATTGGCTGCAACAAAAGCTATTCGTGCCAAGAGAAATGATGCAAGACTGAAAAGATCGACACAAATGGGAAAGTTATATAGAGCCCTCAAAGGAAAGGTGGAAGGTTCTAGTTTAGATGGCAAAGCGTTGCAAGGAAGGAAAAATCAAGTTGGGAATTCCTCAGGTGGTAATAAAGCTCAAGGGATGGCTGATGCATTGGCTGAGATGACAAAGAG ATCATCTTACTTTCGGCAAATTGAAGAAGATGTTGAAAAGCATTCTGCATCTATTCTGAAGATGATATCCTCTCTCAATTCCTTTAAGACAAAGGATATGAAGGAGCTATCAAAATTTCACCAGAAAATTGAGCAAGTGCTTGAAAAACTAACCGATGAAACACAG GTCTTGTCTAGGTTCGAAGGCTTCCCGTTAAAGAAATTGGAGAATATTCGGGTGGCAGCTTCTCTACATATGAGGTTGGAATCTATAGTTGCAGCATTGAAGGGTTGGAAGTTAGCATCTCCAATTGCCCAGCAGCTTGCGAAGGTTGAGTGCTACTTCAACAAG ATCAAAGAAGAAGTTGATGTAACTGAGCGCAACAAAGATGAAGAATCCAAGAGATTAAAAAACCACAATATTATGTTTGATTTCACTGCCCTTGTAAGAATCAAGGAGGGCATGGTTGATTTATCATCAGACTGCATGGAAATGGTGCTCAAG GAGTGCAGAGAGACTCAGGAAATAGCTGGAGAAACCACATCCAAATAA
- the LOC122053103 gene encoding probable galacturonosyltransferase 10 isoform X2, which yields MSRRSSDLRRPSRRRWFSSAWVWLVAGGLGVLLLLVVLSREKLPRSTPPLARQFAAELSSQIQKCQAILSTAAMMETSLMMKEMEEAIRDMGLLLYQAQQLHYDSATMIMKMKGQLLSLDEKMKFETEKSTKYGQIAAEELPKGLYCFGIRLTMEWFRNRNLQRKLSEGRHTFEKLRDNSLFHFCIFSDNILAASAVVNSTSMNSKHPEMVVFHLVTDEVNYAPMKAWFSMNNFQGATIEIQKVEEFSWLNASYVPVLKQLQNSETQSYYFSGSGDKRTPIKFRNPKYLSMLNHLRFYIPEVYPALQKVVFLDDDVVVQKDLSELFSINLNGNVMGAVETCLETFHRFHKYLNYSHPLIRAYFDPDACGWAFGMNVLDLREWREKNVTGIYHYWQDKNADHSLWKLGTLPPGLLAFYGLVEKLDPEWHVLGLGYTHVDPLIIKNGAVLHYNGNMKPWLKIGMEKYKGFWEKYVDFSHPILQQCFIHG from the exons ATGAGTCGGAGGTCGTCCGATCTCAGGCGACCGTCTCGGAGACGGTGGTTCTCCAGTGCCTGGGTGTGGCTTGTAGCCGGCGGCCTCGGGGTGCTCCTGCTCCTTGTGGTGCTAAGTCGGGAGAAGCTGCCGAGATCCACGCCGCCGTTGGCCCGCCAG TTTGCAGCGGAGCTTAGTTCCCAAATTCAAAAATGTCAAGCTATTCTGTCAACTGCTGCAATGATGGAAACTTCATTGATGATGAAGGAAATGGAGGAAGCAATTCGTGATATGGGTCTCCTGCTCTACCAAGCGCAGCAGCTCCATTATGACAGTGCAACCATGATTATGAAGATGAAAGGTCAGTTGTTATCTCTTGATGAGAAGATGAAATTTGAAACTGAAAAGAGCACCAAATATGGACAAATAGCTGCTGAAGAACTGCCAAAAGGCCTATATTGTTTTGGTATTAGGCTTACTATGGAATGGTTCAGGAATCGAAATCTTCAAAGAAAACTTTCAGAAGGAAGGCACACATTTGAGAAGCTTAGGGACAATAGCCTTTTCCATTTTTGTATTTTCTCTGATAACATCCTTGCTGCATCAGCTGTGGTCAACTCTACGTCCATGAACTCAAAGCATCCAGAAATGGTTGTATTCCACCTGGTTACAGACGAGGTGAATTATGCTCCGATGAAGGCCTGGTTCTCCATGAACAATTTCCAAGGTGCAACCATTGAGATCCAGAAGGTAGAGGAGTTCAGCTGGCTTAATGCCTCGTATGTCCCAGTTTTAAAGCAACTTCAAAACTCTGAAACACAGAGCTACTACTTTTCTGGAAGTGGTGATAAACGAACACCAATCAAGTTCAGGAACCCAAAGTACTTATCAATGTTAAACCACCTAAGGTTCTATATCCCAGAAGTCTATCCAGCATTACAAAAAGTGGTGTTCCTTGACGATGACGTTGTTGTTCAAAAGGATCTCTCAGAATTATTCTCAATCAATCTAAATGGAAACGTGATGGGTGCTGTTGAGACTTGCTTGGAGACATTTCACAGGTTCCATAAATATCTGAACTATTCCCACCCTTTAATACGAGCTTATTTTGATCCTGACGCGTGTGGATGGGCATTCGGAATGAATGTCCTTGACCTAAGGGAGTGGCGGGAGAAGAATGTAACTGGAATTTATCACTATTGGCAGGACAAAAATGCTGACCATTCCTTATGGAAGCTTGGTACGTTGCCTCCTGGCTTACTGGCCTTCTATGGGTTGGTGGAGAAGCTGGACCCCGAATGGCATGTGCTAGGGTTGGGATATACTCACGTCGATCCGTTGATAATAAAAAATGGTGCTGTATTGCACTATAATGGAAACATGAAACCCTGGTTGAAGATTGGAATGGAGAAGTACAAGGGTTTTTGGGAGAAGTATGTTGATTTCTCACATCCTATCTTGCAACAATGTTTCATTCATGGGTAG